A region of Domibacillus sp. DTU_2020_1001157_1_SI_ALB_TIR_016 DNA encodes the following proteins:
- a CDS encoding TetR/AcrR family transcriptional regulator: MDHTKDHTDPRILRTRLLIKEAFVDLLQEMDIEKMSVSRIAERATISRVTFYLHYRDIPDMLEKMADAMIEDIQNVINGQPVNEDSPKNTDWLRLEKLLEHIAQHSSFYKVTLASRKAPIFTERLLTMLTEIITERFEHKGRNSFIDKAGIQKDIAIWHRSSALIGTIVSWLRNDMPYTPHFLAKQFYLLTSYNQDKNPL; encoded by the coding sequence ATGGATCATACGAAAGATCATACAGACCCTCGAATTCTTCGTACGCGGCTGTTAATTAAAGAGGCTTTTGTGGATTTGCTGCAGGAAATGGATATCGAGAAAATGTCTGTCAGCCGTATAGCGGAGCGTGCTACGATTAGCCGCGTTACGTTTTATCTGCATTATCGTGATATACCGGATATGTTAGAGAAGATGGCGGATGCTATGATTGAAGACATTCAAAATGTCATAAACGGTCAGCCAGTGAATGAGGACTCTCCCAAAAATACGGATTGGCTGAGACTCGAGAAGTTGCTTGAACATATTGCTCAACATTCTAGCTTTTATAAGGTTACTTTGGCGTCAAGGAAGGCTCCAATCTTTACTGAGCGCTTGTTAACAATGCTCACGGAAATTATTACTGAAAGATTCGAACATAAAGGAAGGAATTCTTTCATTGATAAAGCAGGAATTCAAAAAGATATTGCAATTTGGCATAGATCTTCAGCTTTGATCGGTACGATCGTATCCTGGCTGCGAAACGATATGCCGTACACACCGCATTTTCTCGCAAAGCAGTTTTACTTGCTGACTTCTTATAATCAAGATAAAAATCCTTTATGA